The following are encoded in a window of Urocitellus parryii isolate mUroPar1 chromosome 7, mUroPar1.hap1, whole genome shotgun sequence genomic DNA:
- the Commd5 gene encoding COMM domain-containing protein 5 encodes MSALGTAAPYLHHPADSHSGRVSFLGPQLPPEVAAMARFLGDLDRSTFRKLLKLVVSSLQGEDCREAMQRLGASSSLPEEQLGALLAGTHTLLQQALRLPSPSLKPDAFKDQLQELGIPQDLVGDLTSVVFGGQRPLLDSVAQQQGSWLPHIADFRWRVDVAISTSALARSLKPSILMQLKLSDGSAYRFEVPTAKFQELRYSVALVLKEMTDLERRCERRLQD; translated from the coding sequence ATGTCTGCCTTAGGGACTGCAGCTCCATACCTGCATCATCCTGCTGACAGTCACAGTGGCCGGGTCAGTTTTCTGGGGCCCCAACTCCCTCCAGAGGTGGCAGCAATGGCCCGGTTTCTGGGAGACCTGGACAGGAGCACATTCAGAAAGTTGCTGAAGCTTGTGGTTAGCAGCTTGCAGGGGGAGGACTGCCGAGAGGCCATGCAGCGCCTGGGTGCCAGTTCCAGCCTGCCAGAGGAGCAGCTAGGTGCCCTACTTGCTGGCACACACACACTACTCCAGCAGGCTCTCCGGCTTCCCTCTCCCAGCCTGAAGCCTGATGCCTTCAAGGACCAACTCCAGGAGCTCGGCATCCCCCAAGACCTGGTTGGGGACTTGACCAGTGTGGTTTTTGGTGGCCAGCGCCCCCTCCTGGACTCTGTGGCCCAGCAGCAGggttcctggcttccccacattgCTGATTTTAGGTGGAGGGTGGATGTGGCAATTTCCACCAGTGCCCTGGCCCGCTCCCTGAAGCCAAGCATCTTGATGCAGCTGAAGCTTTCAGATGGGTCAGCATATCGCTTCGAGGTTCCCACAGCCAAGTTCCAGGAACTGCGGTACAGTGTGGCGCTGGTCCTGAAGGAGATGACAGATCTGGAGAGGAGGTGCGAGCGCAGACTGCAGGACTGA